A DNA window from Xyrauchen texanus isolate HMW12.3.18 chromosome 6, RBS_HiC_50CHRs, whole genome shotgun sequence contains the following coding sequences:
- the LOC127645064 gene encoding uncharacterized protein LOC127645064, protein MYSVEDLLISHGYKLPRSGPATSSSSAPYDNRNNECRRDNIENRPPGGGGGGALNGFGTMEGGADGRTEASTGVYRPAPMKAYPENNNNINEGHDRIQRRLEVPVAFLGDLQPLGDSLATDSGFYDAPSLTFSEHADERDLSFWRRRGQDFSALLDYADPRELRLSGGLWRGPVLAVEELRAERPLARWEEAPWIREPIDSGPETLRVTGERKCQSLGTEEWRPAVGLGRQLSDGEAEHWSQEQQHRLRPAEGNVSATVRAKSQSLPRVLSPEDQHYGKLPQSGAPSQPPSLRSNSSAPYGRFHSDWPAGERWSGQTQSHGPVAIVPKPRFSRPIKPPSYETHQQNRGSWETLSSEPVSKPRERSACFSQNFEPVRDRSGCYSQSAEPLRDRSICFSQSAEPLRDRSMSHSQSAEPLRDRFISHSQSAELLRDRFFTHSHSADLLRDRSLCYSQSSELLRDRSICYSQSAELLRPEAYRADLFYHELTGMEPPGYIQPPSYRRFLPPRSGQNYRADSALVRWKREPVSAEMGQWFSRTSGLSWSERREDRSMAVVPRRPVHPGPILPSRPALVQYFPFDDPRVRHVSGGPCGNSLTDADKIRHVNKELPCAATLGQSTHDSAFLSSQGQSLSTDTNKPALTEQENANHWQKGMNKCSDTVAPDQSCPKYPAAFQTRPLQPIIKTDQLTRVDRIPDQVMVERLTEQVKVERGTDQIRTDQVKVKEHVKPDRITEPIKMDKPTDQVKPDRFTDKQIKVERLTDQPQVDRIPDQIKADRYTDKQIKLEIKVEKIAEKPIKADRISDKQSKAERLIEKHLKIDRILEKQLKADKMLEKQSKPDKFTDKFSKADKQTKADSSTDQMKAEKITDKSGKADKSIDKGSSESVSNVKTEPVQEPEKKSVKKKLSETIFCLVSVPLSQSSAKSRDQNNNEEKEPDSPPIPPPPPPSSSSENSNTLCSLPNQSLKSTSTTSTDLELQALTLGSGSSSIATRRAHRRRSSRSRIIKPNPHDELRRYSGAWPGDQYRDQETQTSPEPTKSNAIQGPANTEAQDAPAAQEVAAPSESTIVAPAAAPGDLGAATVPSAPSAPSAASVPPTPAAPGASDPSTPYGYPMKGQKSLKPSSNSAFSRTGTFSKSTGQPPTQSPPSDMTEEVNLATGPNPEAFGQVLLKPVSRRPWDAIEELETINKEVQDQAGKRPSVDQCIEDLNEAYKDIMELSTASNNLPNLPIRSSIQIPDRIKSRLSSDPLVIPASALRPSLVPGSDPDYREVKSAFSRPSTGKSVSFSKQLREEICPAPPPPDAGFRDYKTVMSQITQRKACRSVKLDVPPPKETQRDENLIAQTSSTSSMPVEVPWAERQPMQDASTLTSPPDYEHICQNLQMARESGAVSRASIKSKPGSAMSVETPQHVPVNGRPPIDSEQPCCSSALELRQEPISLFREERNSGFRRVTSHTNRFLSNRGVLGSLATGKPGGDKAGLEANPEVPADWQMQLSLAEKHIATLITGEGSADNHESNKVMADTDIPGSGSVENETNKIVGANDDPATAEQKHSAATEKETGQTETPESQQTKEREDVREEDPSKEETQTEKETCEHENLVIEETEQESNKTTGTTIEPNVILRSNKAAIWTHSGIDPELRPEFPPEHLPLSVLPYPNRRLSLGLDWEKGGWEGESLGHGGFWSRERRSLDAERWVVGGERWGLDNDRQEGGSEKRGLGGWRGCGIDRHGADDSDWELDGNSQNIGDKGEVLDTKQKTPQQGLSEDHSSSASSTENAKHKEDAANEDIGKEQSPIPDDGQGLGVERRSRGLSQRIEALFTAPPGHGSEERLARMREVDTVSRMRRLSLRSSDSWDGLQGFGRWGEFGREEECPLPGPQELSNITKEDDKQCGALPAINSEPKETKDDQATQKESQEPSQVERS, encoded by the exons GTTCTATGATGCTCCCAGCCTGACATTCTCTGAGCATGCAGATGAGCGAGATCTTTCATTCTGGAGAAGGAGGGGACAGGACTTCAGTGCTTTATTAGACTATGCTGATCCCAGGGAGCTCAGATTGTCTGGAGGATTGTGGCGAGGCCCAGTGCTAGCTGTTGAGGAGCTGAGAGCAGAGAGGCCACTGGCACGGTGGGAGGAAGCGCCATGGATACGGGAACCAATAGACTCAGGCCCAGAAACTCTACGTGTGACAGGGGAGAGGAAATGCCAGAGCCTGGGCACAGAGGAGTGGCGCCCTGCAGTGGGCTTGGGCCGGCAGCTGTCAGATGGAGAGGCTGAACACTGGTCTCAGGAGCAGCAACACCGTCTGCGGCCAGCAGAGGGCAACGTTTCTGCCACAGTGCGCGCCAAGTCCCAGTCACTCCCTCGAGTCCTTTCCCCTGAGGATCAACACTATGGAAAACTGCCTCAAAGTGGTGCCCCAAGTCAGCCGCCCTCACTAAGAAGCAACAGCTCAGCTCCATATGGTCGATTCCACAGTGATTGGCCAGCAGGGGAGCGATGGAGTGGTCAGACACAAAGTCACGGTCCTGTTGCAATTGTACCAAAGCCAAGGTTCAGCCGCCCCATCAAACCTCCGTCTTATGAGACTCACCAGCAAAACAGGGGGAGCTGGGAAACTCTGTCCTCTGAACCAGTGTCGAAACCCAGAGAACGCTCAGCGTGCTTCTCTCAGAATTTTGAACCAGTCCGAGACAGGTCTGGCTGTTACTCTCAGAGTGCTGAGCCTCTACGAGATCGATCCATTTGTTTTTCACAGAGTGCAGAGCCACTGAGAGACCGCTCGATGAGCCACTCTCAAAGTGCTGAACCACTAAGAGACAGATTTATCAGTCATTCACAAAGCGCAGAATTACTGAGGGACCGTTTTTTCACCCACTCACATAGTGCCGACCTGTTAAGGGACCGATCACTTTGTTACTCTCAGAGCTCAGAACTGCTTCGAGACAGGTCAATTTGTTACTCCCAAAGTGCAGAGCTTCTTAGACCAGAAGCATATAGGGCAGATCTGTTTTACCATGAACTGACTGGCATGGAGCCCCCTGGTTACATCCAACCCCCCTCCTACAGGAGATTCCTGCCACCCAGGAGTGGACAGAACTACCGCGCAGACTCTGCACTTGTACGATGGAAGCGTGAGCCTGTAAGTGCAGAGATGGGCCAGTGGTTTTCCAGGACTTCAGGATTGTCATGGTCAGAACGGCGTGAGGACCGAAGCATGGCCGTAGTTCCGAGAAGGCCTGTGCATCCAGGGCCTATCCTACCAAGCCGTCCAGCACTCGTGCAGTATTTCCCATTTGATGACCCGCGTGTCAGGCACGTCTCAGGGGGGCCCTGTGGAAACTCACTCACAGACGCAGACAAGATTCGACACGTCAACAAAGAGCTTCCCTGCGCTGCAACTTTAGGACAATCCACACATGATAGTGCCTTCCTCTCTTCACAGGGACAGAGTCTTAGCACGGACACTAACAAACCTGCTCTCACTGAACAGGAGAACGCTAACCACTGGCAGAAGGGGATGAACAAATGCAGTGACACTGTAGCACCTGACCAGAGCTGTCCCAAGTACCCCGCAGCCTTTCAGACCAGACCCCTACAACCAATCATTAAAACAGACCAGCTGACTAGAGTAGACAGAATCCCTGACCAAGTCATGGTTGAGAGATTAACAGAGCAGGTGAAAGTGGAGAGAGGTACTGATCAGATAAGAACAGACCAAGTCAAAGTAAAAGAACATGTCAAACCAGATCGAATTACAGAACCAATCAAAATGGACAAGCCTACTGATCAAGTAAAGCCAGACAGGTTTACAGACAAACAAATAAAGGTGGAAAGATTAACTGATCAGCCACAAGTGGACAGAATCCCAGATCAAATCAAGGCTGATAGATATACTGACAAACAAATAAAGCTTGAAATCAAGGTAGAGAAAATAGCTGAAAAGCCCATAAAAGCAGACAGGATTTCAGACAAGCAAAGTAAAGCTGAAAGACTTATAGAAAAGCATTTAAAGATTGATAGAATTCTAGAAAAGCAGCTTAAAGCAGATAAAATGTTAGAAAAACAGAGTAAACCTGATAAATTTACTGACAAGTTCAGTAAGGCTGACAAGCAAACAAAAGCAGACAGCAGCACTGACCAGATGAAAGCTGAGAAGATCACTGACAAGTCTGGAAAAGCTGACAAATCCATTGATAAAGGTTCCTCAGAGAGTGTTTCAAATGTAAAGACAGAACCAGTGCAGGAACCTGagaaaaaaagtgtgaaaaagaAACTCAGTGAGACTATCTTCTGCCTTGTGTCTGTGCCACTTTCACAGTCCAGTGCAAAATCTAGAGATCAAAATAACAATGAAGAAAAAGAACCAGACTCTCCCCCAattcctcctccaccaccaccaagCTCCTCTAGTGAGAACAGCAACACTCTCTGCTCTCTGCCAAACCAAAGCCTCAAAAGCACATCCACCACCTCCACTGACTTGGAGCTACAAGCACTCACGCTTGGCAGTGGGTCTAGTAGCATTGCCACAAGGAGAGCTCATCGAAGAAGGAGCTCACGCTCCAGAATCATTAAGCCGAATCCACACGATGAGCTCCGCCGATATTCTGGAGCTTGGCCAGGAGACCAGTACCGTGATCAGGAGACCCAAACAAGCCCTGAGCCCACAAAGAGCAATGCAATTCAAGGTCCTGCCAACACAGAAGCACAAGATGCTCCTGCCGCCCAAGAGGTAGCAGCTCCTTCTGAGAGTACAATAGTGGCTCCAGCAGCTGCCCCAGGGGACCTTGGGGCTGCAACAGTTCCATCGGCTCCATCTGCCCCATCAGCTGCATCAGTTCCTCCAACTCCAGCAGCTCCAGGAGCTTCTGACCCCAGCACCCCTTATGGGTATCCCATGAAGGGCCAGAAAAGCCTAAAACCATCCAGCAACAGCGCTTTTTCACGGACAGGTACCTTCTCCAAGAGCACAGG ACAGCCCCCAACTCAGTCCCCACCCTCAGATATGACTGAAGAGGTAAACTTAGCCACAGGCCCAAACCCAGAGGCCTTTGGTCAGGTCTTGCTGAAGCCGGTGAGCCGACGACCTTGGGATGCCATTGAAGAACTCGAGACCATCAATAAGGAGGTGCAAGACCAAGCAGGTAAACGTCCTAGTGTGGACCAGTGCATTGAGGATCTTAATGAGGCTTACAAAGATATCATGGAGCTCAGCACTGCCAGCAATAACCTCCCTAACCTTCCCATCCGTTCCTCCATACAAATCCCTGACCGTATCAAATCAAGGCTATCTTCAGATCCACTTGTAATTCCGGCATCCGCTCTTCGGCCCAGCTTGGTGCCTGGAAGTGATCCAGATTACCGGGAGGTGAAGAGTGCCTTTTCCAGACCATCAACTGGGAAGAGTGTGAGCTTCAGCAAACAGCTGAGAGAGGAGATTTGTCCTGCTCCTCCCCCTCCAGATGCAGGGTTCAGAGACTACAAAACAGTCATGTCCCAGATAACACAACGTAAAGCTTGCAGATCAGTTAAACTGGATGTCCCACCCCCCAAGGAGACCCAAAGAGATGAAAATTTGATTGCACAAACCTCCTCCACCTCTTCAATGCCAGTCGAGGTCCCATGGGCAGAGAGACAGCCCATGCAAGATGCCTCCACACTAACCAGCCCCCCAGATTATGAGCACATCTGTCAAAATCTCCAAATGGCTCGTGAATCTGGGGCTGTCAGTCGAGCTTCTATCAAATCCAAACCAGGAAGTGCCATGAGCGTCGAAACACCTCAGCATGTGCCCGTAAATGGTAGACCTCCTATAGATTCTGAGCAGCCATGTTGTTCATCAGCACTGGAGTTGAGACAGGAGCCAATCTCCTTATTCAGGGAGGAAAGAAACTCAGGCTTTAGAAGGGTAACCAGCCACACAAACAGATTCCTTAGTAATAGGGGTGTGCTGGGTAGCCTTGCAACTGGCAAGCCTGGTGGAGACAAAGCAGGTTTAGAGGCTAACCCAGAGGTACCTGCTGACTGGCAGATGCAACTATCATTAGCTGAGAAGCATATTGCTACTCTGATTACAGGAGAGGGTTCAGCAGACAACCACGAGTCAAACAAAGTTATGGCTGATACAGATATTCCTGGCAGCGGGTCAGTTgagaatgaaacaaacaaaattgtAGGCGCTAATGACGATCCGGCCACTGCTGAGCAGAAACACTCAGCAGCAACAGAGAAAGAAACGGGGCAAACTGAGACACCTGAAAGCCAGCAAACTAAAGAGAGGGAGGACGTAAGAGAAGAAGACCCTTCTAAGGAAGAGACACAAACAGAGAAAGAGACATGTGAGCATGAAAACCTAGTGATTGAAGAAACAGAGCAAGAGAGTAATAAAACCACAGGGACAACGATAGAACCAAATGTGATTTTGAGGTCCAATAAGGCTGCAATTTGGACTCATTCAGGTATAGATCCAGAGCTACGACCAGAATTTCCACCAGAGCACCTTCCGCTATCTGTACTGCCTTACCCCAATCGTAGATTGTCTCTGGGGTTGGATTGGGAGAAAGGTGGGTGGGAAGGGGAAAGTTTGGGTCATGGTGGATTTTGGTCCAGAGAGAGGCGGTCACTTGATGCTGAAAGATGGGTTGTTGGTGGGGAGAGGTGGGGTTTAGACAATGATAGACAGGAAGGAGGTAGTGAAAAACGAGGTCTGGGGGGTTGGCGTGGGTGCGGGATAGACAGACATGGTGCAGATGATTCTGACTGGGAGTTAGATGGTAATAGCCAGAATATTGGTGACAAAGGGGAGGTTTTGGACACAAAACAGAAAACACCCCAACAGGGTCTCAGTGAAGATCATAGCAGTTCAGCTTCTAGCACTGAAAATGCAAAGCATAAAGAAGATGCTGCAAATGAAGACATTGGTAAGGAACAGAGTCCAATTCCAGATGATGGtcagggtttaggggttgagagacggagccgtggACTTTCTCAAAGAATAGAGGCTCTTTTTACAGCCCCACCTGGGCATGGTTCAGAGGAGAGACTTGCTCGCATGAGGGAGGTGGACACTGTCTCACGAATGAGACGCCTAAGCCTCCGTAGCTCAGACTCATGGGATGGACTGCAGGGGTTTGGGAGGTGGGGAGAGTTTGGGAGGGAGGAAGAATGCCCCCTTCCTGGCCCACAGGAACTTTCAAACATCACAAAAGAAGATGATAAACAGTGTGGCGCCCTTCCTGCAATCAACAGTGAACCTAAAGAAACAAAGGATGACCAGGCAACCCAAAAAG AGTCACAGGAGCCCAGCCAGGTGGAGAGGTCGTAG